From Chryseobacterium sp. H1D6B, a single genomic window includes:
- a CDS encoding TraR/DksA C4-type zinc finger protein: MQDERVRYNDADLQEFKAIIKEKIEKAEKDLQLIRESFINDQNNGTDDTSPTFKAFEEGAETLSKEQNSILAGRQEKFLRDLKNALIRIENKTYGVCRVTGKLIPKERLLAVPHATLSIEAKNMQK; the protein is encoded by the coding sequence ATGCAAGACGAAAGAGTAAGATATAACGATGCTGATTTACAAGAATTTAAAGCGATCATTAAAGAAAAAATAGAGAAAGCTGAAAAAGACTTACAGCTTATAAGAGAAAGTTTTATCAATGACCAGAACAATGGTACTGATGATACTTCACCTACATTCAAAGCTTTTGAAGAGGGAGCAGAAACACTGAGCAAAGAGCAAAATTCTATCTTAGCAGGAAGACAGGAAAAATTCCTCCGCGACCTTAAAAATGCTTTGATTAGAATCGAAAATAAAACATACGGTGTCTGCAGAGTAACAGGAAAGCTGATCCCTAAAGAAAGACTTTTAGCTGTTCCTCATGCTACATTGAGCATTGAAGCGAAAAATATGCAGAAATAA
- a CDS encoding DUF6576 domain-containing protein, producing MSEYLILGVIIIIAGIWFFNRNRIKDRFFPARPKNYTIDDQFNSDKREREKEIDRLLGKMGKNGINDLSAKDRKRLDELSRK from the coding sequence ATGAGTGAGTATTTGATTTTAGGCGTTATCATTATTATTGCAGGGATATGGTTTTTTAACAGGAACCGGATCAAAGACAGATTCTTTCCTGCCAGACCGAAAAACTACACAATCGATGACCAGTTTAATTCTGATAAACGCGAAAGGGAAAAAGAAATCGACAGACTTTTAGGTAAAATGGGCAAAAACGGAATCAATGATCTGTCTGCAAAAGACAGAAAAAGACTTGATGAGCTGTCCAGAAAATAA
- a CDS encoding DUF2683 family protein yields MESIVVHTKNAMELNALKSVLKDMNIEFEKFHTKNNFHNQKTIKKVIDRKNEKIGKPFKPKGL; encoded by the coding sequence ATGGAATCTATAGTAGTACACACTAAAAATGCAATGGAGCTTAATGCACTGAAAAGTGTTTTAAAAGACATGAATATTGAATTCGAAAAATTCCACACCAAAAACAATTTCCATAACCAAAAGACGATCAAGAAAGTGATCGACAGAAAAAACGAAAAAATAGGAAAACCGTTTAAACCAAAAGGATTGTAA